One window from the genome of Pseudobdellovibrionaceae bacterium encodes:
- the atpH gene encoding ATP synthase F1 subunit delta: MSKDFVYQYAKALFDLGENLDIKTKYLKELRVLSEVLSSSDVENFLLSRQVSLADKIKILDKTLEQIKASKDVVNTLKMLTERNKITYLPEITSSYESLNDEANGVVRGTVKSSYILSPAQRSAIESKIQGVLNKKVILTYVEDKKVIGGIKAQVGSYTFDDTFETHLKKLKDQINRSAN, encoded by the coding sequence ATGAGCAAAGACTTTGTTTATCAATACGCTAAGGCCTTGTTTGATTTAGGTGAAAACTTAGATATCAAAACAAAATATTTAAAAGAACTTAGAGTTTTAAGTGAAGTTTTATCTTCTTCAGATGTTGAAAACTTCCTTTTATCAAGACAAGTGTCTTTGGCAGATAAGATTAAAATTTTGGATAAAACTCTAGAGCAGATCAAAGCAAGCAAAGATGTTGTGAATACATTAAAGATGCTTACAGAGAGAAATAAAATTACATACCTACCTGAAATCACATCTTCTTATGAGTCATTGAACGATGAGGCCAATGGGGTCGTAAGAGGTACGGTAAAATCATCCTACATTCTAAGCCCAGCACAAAGAAGTGCCATTGAGTCTAAGATTCAAGGAGTATTGAATAAAAAAGTGATTTTGACTTACGTGGAAGACAAGAAGGTCATCGGTGGAATTAAGGCTCAGGTGGGAAGTTATACATTCGATGATACATTTGAAACGCATTTAAAAAAATTAAAAGACCAAATCAATAGGAGTGCTAACTAA
- a CDS encoding ATP synthase F0 subunit B, whose translation MLETIVSALGINSTLFVQLGIYLFAYVLLYYIAFKPYFLASEERKKMTSGSSDIMKRSHELIQQSEEKFQKRARQINEEVSFMFNEQRSMASKEVEKIQKDALEKAKDISAQTQQQISLQLEQAAGVLNQTSSEVSQVIVKQILNSRGGAQ comes from the coding sequence ATGTTAGAAACCATCGTATCGGCACTTGGTATCAACAGTACTTTATTCGTACAGTTAGGTATCTATCTATTTGCGTATGTTTTGCTGTACTATATTGCGTTTAAGCCTTACTTTTTAGCTTCTGAAGAAAGAAAAAAAATGACATCTGGAAGTTCTGACATCATGAAACGCTCCCATGAGCTCATCCAGCAATCCGAAGAGAAGTTCCAAAAAAGAGCTCGCCAAATCAATGAAGAAGTTTCTTTCATGTTCAATGAACAGAGATCCATGGCATCCAAAGAAGTAGAAAAAATCCAAAAAGACGCTTTGGAAAAAGCTAAAGATATTTCTGCCCAAACGCAACAGCAAATATCCCTACAGTTGGAGCAAGCAGCGGGTGTTTTAAATCAAACTTCAAGCGAAGTGTCTCAAGTCATTGTTAAGCAAATATTAAATAGCAGGGGAGGAGCCCAATAA
- a CDS encoding polymer-forming cytoskeletal protein: MEMNTVKKRSEEEHEIGEVSAILGPGTQFEGKLSFEGTVRISGEFKGEIYTNDILVIDQTADIEGQIEADEVIISGYVKGNIYAKSKVTMYPPAHFTGTVTSPSLSIADGVVFEGASYMPQTS, from the coding sequence ATGGAAATGAACACAGTCAAAAAAAGATCAGAAGAGGAGCATGAGATCGGTGAGGTCTCTGCCATTTTAGGCCCTGGAACACAATTTGAGGGTAAGTTATCCTTTGAGGGTACGGTAAGAATCTCGGGTGAATTTAAGGGCGAGATTTATACAAATGATATTTTGGTTATCGATCAGACTGCTGACATAGAGGGTCAAATCGAAGCCGATGAGGTCATCATTTCTGGTTACGTCAAAGGGAATATCTACGCAAAGTCAAAGGTCACAATGTACCCACCCGCACACTTTACTGGAACAGTCACAAGTCCTTCGCTAAGCATTGCCGATGGAGTCGTGTTTGAGGGTGCTTCATATATGCCGCAGACCTCTTAA
- a CDS encoding ParB/RepB/Spo0J family partition protein: MANKNTEQSTDTKNNKKRLGRGLGSLLGVGGASLDETEELVSDTSEKKQASKEPPKVKSATEAPKVEVPDTERIHWVAVENLEANKYQPRKVFNPQPLEDLAASIKEKGIMQPIVAQRLSANRFEIIAGERRWRAAQKAGLVKVPVILKETNEKDSLELALIENIQRDDLNPIEEALAYQILVDKHNMTQADVAEKVGKDRATVTNTLRLLKLSREVQDMVAAGDLSMGHARCLVVVEDKELQKKLAKKCLDLSLSVRSTEKLVKTTLEGKPSDVEVETSETRALQALSKEIQRNTGAKTKIQYKNGRGQLTLQFYNKEQFEGLIKKFREWN, translated from the coding sequence GTGGCAAACAAAAATACAGAACAAAGCACAGATACAAAAAATAACAAAAAAAGATTGGGACGTGGTTTGGGATCTTTACTCGGTGTGGGAGGAGCTTCTTTAGATGAAACAGAAGAGCTAGTTTCTGATACTTCAGAAAAGAAACAGGCCTCAAAAGAACCCCCTAAAGTCAAATCGGCTACAGAAGCCCCGAAAGTTGAAGTTCCAGATACAGAAAGAATCCATTGGGTGGCCGTGGAGAATCTTGAAGCCAACAAATATCAGCCTAGAAAAGTTTTTAATCCTCAACCCTTAGAAGATTTAGCGGCGAGTATTAAAGAAAAAGGAATCATGCAGCCTATAGTGGCACAAAGGCTTTCTGCAAATCGCTTTGAGATCATTGCTGGTGAACGAAGATGGAGAGCCGCTCAAAAGGCTGGACTAGTAAAGGTTCCAGTCATTTTAAAAGAGACAAACGAGAAGGATTCCTTAGAGTTAGCTCTTATTGAAAATATCCAAAGAGATGATTTAAACCCCATTGAAGAAGCTTTGGCGTACCAAATCCTTGTGGACAAACACAATATGACGCAAGCAGATGTGGCCGAAAAGGTGGGTAAAGATAGAGCTACAGTCACAAATACACTAAGACTTTTGAAGCTTTCTAGAGAAGTCCAGGATATGGTGGCTGCGGGCGATCTATCTATGGGACACGCCCGATGCTTAGTTGTGGTTGAAGATAAAGAACTGCAAAAAAAGTTAGCAAAAAAATGTTTGGATCTGAGCCTCAGTGTAAGGTCCACAGAGAAGCTTGTTAAAACAACTCTAGAAGGTAAGCCTTCAGATGTAGAAGTGGAGACAAGCGAAACTAGAGCGCTACAGGCCCTTTCTAAGGAAATCCAGCGCAATACAGGTGCAAAAACTAAAATTCAGTATAAAAATGGAAGAGGCCAACTGACATTGCAATTTTATAATAAAGAGCAATTTGAAGGTCTGATCAAAAAGTTTAGAGAATGGAATTAA
- a CDS encoding AAA family ATPase gives MAKVICIANQKGGVGKTTSSVNMAACLAEMGRKVLLIDMDPQGNASSGLGIKRHEQAEKNIYHVLIGEKKISDSLFQTSHKNLEVIPANPDLVGAEIELIDVPEREFRLKEALESIKSKYHYILIDCPPSLGLLTINSMTAADSFIVPLQCEYFALEGLSQLLNTAGLLKKKLNPRLKIDGIALTMFDTRNNLSHQVVTEIKSHFGDKVFQTIIPRNVRLSEAPSHGQSIIAYDPKSVGAKKYMALARELDQRSVKSNVAKENMVGA, from the coding sequence ATGGCAAAGGTAATTTGTATTGCAAACCAAAAGGGCGGAGTGGGAAAAACGACTTCGTCAGTAAATATGGCGGCATGTTTAGCTGAAATGGGGAGAAAAGTTCTTCTCATTGATATGGACCCACAGGGGAATGCCTCGAGTGGTCTAGGAATTAAAAGACATGAGCAGGCTGAAAAAAATATTTATCATGTCCTTATTGGTGAGAAAAAAATCTCTGATTCTTTATTTCAAACATCACATAAAAACTTAGAAGTGATCCCAGCCAACCCAGACCTTGTTGGTGCTGAAATAGAACTTATAGATGTTCCAGAAAGAGAGTTTAGACTTAAAGAAGCTCTAGAATCTATTAAGTCAAAATACCATTATATTCTGATTGATTGCCCTCCTTCGTTAGGACTTTTGACCATTAACTCGATGACTGCTGCGGATAGCTTTATTGTTCCTCTACAATGTGAATACTTTGCTCTAGAGGGGTTGTCTCAGCTCCTAAATACTGCGGGGCTTCTAAAAAAGAAGCTTAACCCTAGACTAAAGATTGATGGCATTGCCCTTACTATGTTTGACACAAGAAATAACCTGTCGCATCAAGTTGTAACTGAGATTAAATCTCATTTTGGAGACAAGGTTTTCCAAACTATTATCCCTAGAAATGTAAGATTGAGTGAAGCCCCAAGCCATGGACAGTCCATCATAGCTTATGATCCAAAATCAGTAGGTGCTAAAAAGTATATGGCCTTAGCTCGTGAGTTGGATCAACGAAGCGTGAAAAGCAATGTGGCAAAAGAAAACATGGTAGGAGCTTAA
- a CDS encoding class I SAM-dependent methyltransferase, giving the protein MSLQQVKEFASLIEKFNKKINLVSRKDIANLWSRHIEDGLRSHNEYLNNYRLPDEYSFYDLGSGNGIPGMIWAILSPSNLFFLVDTDERKCEFLKYASTKLELNNVVILNQDFAAITPPLPYVFLSRGLMSIQEFLSSESKFNESPGFFIKGSTWNNEIGHIPAHYFAYSDYSLDGDTQRSLVYYKGKSEK; this is encoded by the coding sequence ATGAGTCTTCAACAGGTTAAGGAATTTGCCAGTTTAATCGAAAAATTTAATAAGAAAATCAATTTGGTAAGCAGAAAAGATATTGCGAATCTCTGGTCAAGACATATTGAAGATGGACTACGCAGCCACAATGAGTATTTGAATAACTACAGACTACCCGATGAATATTCATTTTATGACCTTGGATCAGGCAACGGTATTCCAGGCATGATTTGGGCTATACTTTCACCTAGCAATCTGTTCTTTCTTGTAGATACAGACGAAAGAAAGTGTGAGTTTTTAAAGTATGCAAGCACAAAACTTGAGTTAAATAATGTTGTTATATTAAACCAAGATTTCGCTGCAATCACCCCGCCCCTTCCTTATGTATTTTTGAGCCGCGGACTTATGAGTATTCAGGAATTCCTGTCGTCCGAGTCTAAATTTAACGAATCTCCTGGATTTTTTATAAAAGGTTCCACGTGGAACAATGAAATCGGACACATCCCAGCCCACTATTTTGCCTATTCAGACTATTCTTTGGACGGGGATACTCAGAGATCGCTTGTGTATTATAAAGGAAAATCTGAAAAATAA